The Pontibacter sp. SGAir0037 DNA segment GAACAGGTAAGCGGGGCGCAGTATAACAGTGTTTTGCTGAACCTTTACCGCACAGGCCAAGACAGCATGGGCTGGCATGCCGACGATGAGAAGGAACTGGGGCAGGAGCCTGATATAGCGTCGGTAAGTTTTGGTATACCTCGAAAATTTGGCTTTCGGCACAGGTTTAGAAAAGAGCTGAAGAACGTATACCTGGTGTTGGAGCACGGCAGCCTGCTTTTAATGAAAGGAGCTACACAGCATTACTGGCAGCACGCACTTCCTAAGACAGGTAAAGCCGTCGGAATACGTATCAACCTTACCTTTAGGAACATAAAAAGCTAAGCAGCATGTAGGGAAGAAAAGTCATTGTGAAAGCCAGTTTGAAGATGTTATTTTACAGAAATTATGAGGCATCGCCCATAAACTAACATGACCCAAAAGAAAAACATAGCCATCATGGGAGCCGGATTGGTAGGTTCCTTACTGTCGCTGTACCTGGCAAAGCGTGGCTATACCATAAACCTGTATGAGCGTAGACCTGATATGCGCATCAATTCCATTGATGGTGGCCGGTCTATTAACCTTGCCCTCAGCGACCGAGGCTGGCGTGCCCTCCGTGGAATAGGTATAGAAGAGGAAGTGCGTAAAGTAGCCGTTCCGATGTACAGGCGTGTGATGCACGATGAGAAGGGCAACCTCACTTACCAGCCTTATGGCAAAGAAGGGCAAGCTATCTATTCGGTATCCAGAGGCGGCCTGAATGTAGCCTTAATGAATATATCGGAGCCGAACCCAAACATCAGTTACCACTTTAACAGGCAGGTAATGGATGTAAATGTGCGGACGAGCGAGGTGCTGTTACAGAACCATACAACCCATGAGCAGGAAAGAATTAAGCCTGACCTGATTTTCGGTGCCGACGGAGCCTACTCGATGGTGCGGGGTGCCATGCAAAAGACGGAGCTGTTCGACTATGAGCAGAAGTACCTGGAGTATGGATATAAAGAATTAACTATTCCTCCGGCTGAAGACGGAGGCTGGCTGTTAGAGAAAAATGCCCTGCACATCTGGCCTCGGGGTAATTACATGATGATTGCCCTGCCGAACATCGATGGCAGCTTTACCTGCACTCTGTTTTTCCCTTACGAGGGTACACGCTCTTTTGCGACCATCAAAAATGACAACGATCTGCTTAACTTTTTTGTAGAGGTTTTTCCTGATGCTGTACCCTTGATGCCTGATCTGGCGCAGGAGTATTTCGCTAATCCAATTGGCTCGCTGGTAACGATAAAGTGCTTTCCGTGGAGCTACGATGGCCGCCTGATGCTGATTGGCGATGCCTGCCACGCCGTGGTGCCTTTCTACGGGCAGGGCATGAATGCAGGCTTCGAAGACATAACTGTACTGGATCAGATGCTGGAAACCTTTGATGGAGATTGGCACAGCCTGTTTAAAACTTTTGAAAGAAAGCGTAAGCCCGATGCCGATGCGATAGCCGACTTAGCAGTTCTCAACTTCGAAGAAATGCGCGATAAAGTAGCCGATCCGCGTTTCCTGCTCCGTAAAAAGATAGAAAGCAAAATAAGTGAGCAGTATCCTGATAAATGGATTCCGCTTTATACCATGGTTACCTTTACCGATCTGCCTTATTCATATGCAATGGAGGCAGGCATGATGCAGGAGAAGATCATGAAAAAGGTGATGAAGCACATAGAATCTGCAGAAGATTACGAGAAGCCTGAAGTGCAGAAGCTGCTGCAAAAGCAACTGGTAAAGAAGGAAAAGCTGAAGCCGTACAAAGGCTAAAAGTGCTAGCTGTCTAACCAGTTCTTAAACTGCTGTACCTTTTCCCGGCTAACTACTACCTCGCTGGGGGCAGGATGATGCAGCTCCAGCTTCAGGCGGCTGTTCGACCAGGCTACAATGTCTTTTACAGCTTTTAAACTGATAAAATAGCCTCTGTTTACGCGGAAGAAGCGGTTTGGGTCTATGAGTTGCTCTACCTGTTCCATGGTATAGTCGATGGCGTAGCGTTTGCCGGAGGTGCATTGCAGAAAAGTAGCCTTCTCGAAGCTGTAAAAGTATGCTATATCTTCTACAGCTACCATGTGCAGGTGTTCTCCTACTTTTACTACAAAGCGGTTTTTATAGCTTTTGTTGCCATTTAGCAGTTGTATGGCCTGCTCCAGGGTACCCAGCTGCGGCGCAACCGGAATCTGGTGCCTGCTCAGCTTTCTGAACTTCTCCAGGGCGCCCTCCAGCTCTTCCTCATCAATGGGTTTGAGCAGATAATCTATACTGTTTACTTTAAAAGCTTTAATAGCATACGCATCGTAGGCAGTTGTAAAGATAACGGGCACTTCCACAGGTACCTGCTCAAAGATCTCAAAACTTAGCCCGTCGGCCAGCTGTATATCCATAAAAATAAGGTCTAGCTGGGGTTTAAACTTCAGTACCTCCACCGCTTTGCGCACCGAAGGCGC contains these protein-coding regions:
- a CDS encoding LytTR family DNA-binding domain-containing protein; this encodes MRIFIVEDEKLAADRLAKMLLKLDASVDIIATAPSVRKAVEVLKFKPQLDLIFMDIQLADGLSFEIFEQVPVEVPVIFTTAYDAYAIKAFKVNSIDYLLKPIDEEELEGALEKFRKLSRHQIPVAPQLGTLEQAIQLLNGNKSYKNRFVVKVGEHLHMVAVEDIAYFYSFEKATFLQCTSGKRYAIDYTMEQVEQLIDPNRFFRVNRGYFISLKAVKDIVAWSNSRLKLELHHPAPSEVVVSREKVQQFKNWLDS
- a CDS encoding alpha-ketoglutarate-dependent dioxygenase AlkB; the protein is MMPELALQPLPDAEVYYSPHFFSREESDNYLQELQQQVNWKQENIKLFGKEQPMPRLTAWYGDKGYTYSGLQNAPQPWLPVLLQLKERVEQVSGAQYNSVLLNLYRTGQDSMGWHADDEKELGQEPDIASVSFGIPRKFGFRHRFRKELKNVYLVLEHGSLLLMKGATQHYWQHALPKTGKAVGIRINLTFRNIKS
- a CDS encoding NAD(P)/FAD-dependent oxidoreductase, with translation MTQKKNIAIMGAGLVGSLLSLYLAKRGYTINLYERRPDMRINSIDGGRSINLALSDRGWRALRGIGIEEEVRKVAVPMYRRVMHDEKGNLTYQPYGKEGQAIYSVSRGGLNVALMNISEPNPNISYHFNRQVMDVNVRTSEVLLQNHTTHEQERIKPDLIFGADGAYSMVRGAMQKTELFDYEQKYLEYGYKELTIPPAEDGGWLLEKNALHIWPRGNYMMIALPNIDGSFTCTLFFPYEGTRSFATIKNDNDLLNFFVEVFPDAVPLMPDLAQEYFANPIGSLVTIKCFPWSYDGRLMLIGDACHAVVPFYGQGMNAGFEDITVLDQMLETFDGDWHSLFKTFERKRKPDADAIADLAVLNFEEMRDKVADPRFLLRKKIESKISEQYPDKWIPLYTMVTFTDLPYSYAMEAGMMQEKIMKKVMKHIESAEDYEKPEVQKLLQKQLVKKEKLKPYKG